Proteins from a genomic interval of Lysobacter stagni:
- a CDS encoding ectonucleotide pyrophosphatase/phosphodiesterase has protein sequence MPFPRAAALAACLAVAACSASAPPRAATPAVARMRADAVVLVSIDAFRADYLSQERTPRLYRIAREGVRADGMVPSYPSLTFPNHYTLVTGLRPDHHGVIHNRMTDADIGGFAVADRKAVDDGRWWGGEPIWVTAEKHGIRSASWAWPGSSAAIGGVRPSQWEPYQETVPPSQRVDDVLRWLDAPPSQRPAMLSLYFEQLDKAGHDHGPESVQVTRTLADMDAAIGRLYDGLAARGLLDRVDLIVVSDHGMATVGPGHAIGVEAMVDPSIAVAVSDGQSVGFLPRPGREVDAEQRLLGRHAHHECWRRGELPSRWHYGRNPRVPPIVCQMDEGWDALYPEKLARRPADDTRGSHGFDPALPSMRALFVARGPSFEPGTHLPAFDNVDVYPLLARLLGVRPAPNDGDVTPLLPALRDPR, from the coding sequence ATGCCCTTCCCACGCGCTGCGGCCCTCGCCGCCTGTCTCGCTGTCGCCGCCTGTTCCGCCTCCGCCCCGCCGCGTGCCGCCACGCCCGCGGTCGCAAGGATGCGGGCCGACGCCGTCGTGCTGGTCTCCATCGATGCCTTCCGCGCCGACTATCTTTCGCAGGAGCGCACGCCACGGCTGTACCGCATCGCCCGTGAGGGCGTGCGTGCCGACGGCATGGTGCCCTCGTACCCGTCGCTGACCTTTCCGAACCACTACACGCTGGTCACCGGCCTGCGGCCCGACCACCACGGCGTGATCCACAACCGCATGACCGACGCCGACATCGGTGGCTTCGCGGTGGCCGACCGCAAAGCCGTCGACGATGGCCGATGGTGGGGCGGCGAACCGATCTGGGTCACCGCCGAGAAGCACGGCATCCGCAGCGCGAGCTGGGCCTGGCCGGGAAGTTCGGCGGCGATCGGCGGTGTGCGCCCCAGCCAGTGGGAGCCCTACCAGGAGACCGTGCCACCGTCGCAGCGCGTGGACGACGTGCTGCGCTGGCTGGACGCCCCGCCCTCGCAGCGCCCGGCGATGCTGTCGCTGTACTTCGAACAGCTCGACAAGGCCGGCCACGACCATGGCCCCGAATCGGTGCAGGTCACGCGCACGCTGGCCGACATGGACGCGGCGATCGGGCGCCTCTACGACGGGCTGGCCGCACGAGGATTGCTCGACCGTGTCGATCTGATCGTCGTGTCGGACCACGGCATGGCCACCGTCGGCCCCGGTCATGCGATCGGCGTGGAAGCGATGGTCGATCCTTCGATCGCCGTGGCGGTGTCGGACGGCCAATCGGTCGGTTTCCTGCCCCGCCCCGGGCGCGAGGTCGATGCCGAACAGCGCCTGCTCGGTCGCCATGCGCACCACGAATGCTGGCGGCGCGGCGAATTGCCGTCGCGATGGCACTACGGCCGCAACCCGCGCGTGCCGCCCATCGTCTGCCAGATGGACGAAGGCTGGGACGCGCTGTATCCGGAGAAGCTGGCGCGCCGCCCGGCCGATGACACGCGCGGCTCGCACGGTTTCGATCCCGCGCTGCCGTCGATGCGAGCACTGTTCGTCGCGCGCGGCCCGTCGTTCGAACCGGGCACGCATCTGCCGGCATTCGACAACGTCGATGTCTACCCGCTGCTGGCGCGACTGCTGGGCGTGCGCCCCGCACCGAACGATGGCGACGTGACACCGCTGCTGCCGGCGTTGCGCGACCCGCGCTGA
- a CDS encoding formimidoylglutamate deiminase yields the protein MKTLDAAMLWTPDGWRADAGFDIDDQGRIQALQAAEPTASASWVVPGIANLHSHAFQRAMAGMAERQTNPEDSFWTWRETMYRFAARFTPEILHAVATQLYAEMLEAGYTTVCEFHYLHHAPDGRPYDDPAAMSRALIAAAHEAGIRLTLLPVLYMTGGFDGRPLGERQRRFGHDVDSYLALIDMLCEDVSPTLHVGCALHSLRAVPPDAMRAVLNALPPAMPVHIHIAEQVGEVQDCVAIRNARPVEWLLGNAAVDSRWTLVHATHLTPAETRGIARSEATVAICPTTEANLGDGLFPLRDYLDAGGRWGVGSDSHISVSPVEELRWLEYGQRLSTRHRNIAVRADSPSVGETLLRDVARSARQSSGHAMGTFAPGEFADAVVLDTDAPQLFGLAPHDAIDRWIFSGNRNLVRDVYVGGRRVVEGGHHVQRAAIAARYRAAIAKLMAE from the coding sequence ATGAAGACCCTCGATGCCGCAATGCTGTGGACCCCGGACGGCTGGCGTGCCGACGCCGGATTCGATATCGACGACCAGGGCCGCATCCAGGCCCTGCAGGCTGCCGAGCCCACGGCGAGCGCGAGCTGGGTGGTGCCCGGCATCGCCAACCTGCACTCGCATGCCTTCCAGCGCGCGATGGCCGGTATGGCCGAGCGACAGACCAACCCGGAAGACTCCTTCTGGACCTGGCGCGAAACGATGTACCGCTTCGCCGCGCGCTTCACGCCCGAGATCCTGCACGCAGTGGCCACGCAGCTGTATGCCGAAATGCTCGAAGCCGGCTACACCACGGTCTGCGAGTTCCATTACCTGCACCACGCGCCCGACGGCCGCCCGTACGACGACCCCGCCGCCATGTCGCGCGCGCTGATTGCCGCCGCCCATGAGGCGGGCATCCGCCTCACGCTGCTGCCCGTGCTCTACATGACCGGCGGTTTCGACGGTCGTCCGTTGGGTGAACGCCAGCGTCGCTTCGGCCATGACGTGGATTCGTACCTGGCCCTGATCGACATGCTCTGCGAGGACGTCAGCCCCACGCTGCATGTGGGCTGCGCGTTGCACAGCCTGCGCGCCGTGCCGCCGGATGCGATGCGTGCCGTGCTCAATGCGCTGCCGCCGGCGATGCCGGTGCACATCCATATCGCCGAGCAGGTGGGCGAAGTGCAGGACTGCGTGGCGATCCGCAACGCGCGTCCGGTCGAGTGGTTGCTGGGCAATGCGGCGGTCGATTCGCGCTGGACGCTGGTGCATGCCACGCATCTCACACCGGCCGAAACGCGCGGCATCGCGCGAAGCGAGGCGACCGTGGCCATCTGCCCGACCACGGAAGCCAACCTCGGCGATGGGCTGTTCCCGTTGCGCGATTACCTGGATGCAGGCGGCCGCTGGGGCGTGGGTTCGGACTCGCACATCTCGGTGTCGCCGGTGGAGGAACTGCGCTGGCTGGAATACGGCCAGCGACTGTCCACGCGTCATCGCAACATCGCCGTGCGCGCGGATTCGCCCAGCGTTGGCGAGACGCTGCTGCGCGATGTCGCACGCAGCGCCCGGCAGTCCAGCGGGCATGCGATGGGCACGTTCGCGCCGGGCGAGTTCGCCGACGCCGTCGTGCTCGACACCGATGCACCGCAGCTGTTCGGCCTGGCGCCACACGACGCCATCGACCGCTGGATCTTCAGCGGCAACCGCAACCTGGTGCGCGATGTGTACGTGGGAGGACGGCGCGTCGTCGAAGGCGGACATCACGTGCAACGCGCCGCGATCGCCGCGCGCTACCGGGCGGCCATCGCGAAACTGATGGCCGAGTGA
- the hutU gene encoding urocanate hydratase codes for MSTRKDPSRVIRAPRGSEKTCKSWLTEAAYRMIQNNLDAEVAENPTELVVYGGIGRAARDWESFDAILKSLRELDDNETLLVQSGKPVGIFPTHPDAPRVLLANSNLVPHWATWEHFNELDKKGLMMYGQMTAGSWIYIGSQGIVQGTYETFVEMGRQHYGGDLKGKWILTAGLGGMGGAQPLAASLAGACSLNIECQQSRIDMRLRTRYVDEQAKDLDDALARIEKYTAAGEAKSIALLGNAADVLPELVRRGVRPDAVTDQTSAHDPVHGYLPIGWTVEQWQRMQTEDPGRVRDAAKKSMRVHVEAMLAFEDMGIPVFDYGNNIRQMARDEGCENAFDFPGFVPAYVRPLFCRGVGPFRWVALSGDPEDIYKTDAKVKELIPDDEHLHRWLDMAKERISFQGLPARICWVGLGLRHKLGLAFNEMVRNGELKAPVVIGRDHLDSGSVASPNRETEAMKDGSDAVSDWPLLNAMLNVAGGATWVSLHHGGGVGMGYSQHSGVVIVCDGSEEADKRLARVLWNDPGTGVMRHADAGYDIARQCAKEQGLKLPMV; via the coding sequence ATGTCCACCCGCAAAGACCCGTCCCGCGTCATCCGTGCCCCGCGCGGAAGCGAAAAGACCTGCAAGTCGTGGCTGACCGAAGCCGCGTACCGGATGATCCAGAACAACCTGGACGCCGAGGTCGCGGAGAACCCGACCGAGCTGGTCGTCTACGGCGGCATCGGCCGCGCCGCGCGCGACTGGGAAAGCTTCGACGCCATCCTCAAGTCGCTGCGCGAACTGGACGACAACGAAACGCTGCTGGTGCAGTCCGGCAAACCGGTCGGCATCTTCCCCACGCATCCGGATGCGCCGCGCGTGCTGCTGGCCAATTCCAACCTCGTCCCGCACTGGGCGACGTGGGAACACTTCAACGAACTCGATAAAAAGGGTCTGATGATGTACGGCCAGATGACGGCCGGCTCGTGGATCTACATCGGTTCGCAGGGCATCGTGCAGGGCACGTACGAGACCTTCGTCGAGATGGGCCGCCAGCACTACGGTGGCGATCTGAAGGGCAAGTGGATCCTCACCGCCGGCCTGGGTGGCATGGGCGGCGCGCAGCCGCTGGCTGCGTCGCTGGCCGGGGCGTGCTCGCTCAACATCGAATGCCAGCAGAGCCGCATCGACATGCGCCTGCGCACGCGCTACGTGGACGAACAGGCGAAGGATCTCGACGACGCGCTCGCCCGCATCGAGAAGTACACCGCCGCTGGCGAGGCGAAGTCGATCGCGCTGCTCGGCAACGCCGCGGACGTCCTGCCGGAACTGGTGCGACGTGGCGTGCGTCCGGATGCGGTGACCGACCAGACCTCCGCGCACGACCCGGTGCATGGCTACCTGCCGATCGGCTGGACGGTGGAGCAGTGGCAGCGCATGCAGACCGAGGACCCCGGCCGCGTGCGCGATGCCGCCAAGAAGTCGATGCGCGTGCACGTGGAAGCGATGCTCGCCTTCGAGGACATGGGCATCCCCGTGTTCGACTACGGCAACAACATCCGTCAGATGGCGAGGGACGAAGGCTGCGAGAACGCCTTCGACTTCCCGGGCTTCGTGCCGGCCTACGTGCGTCCGCTGTTCTGCCGCGGCGTCGGTCCGTTCCGCTGGGTCGCGCTGAGCGGCGATCCGGAGGACATCTACAAGACCGACGCGAAGGTGAAGGAACTCATTCCGGACGATGAGCACCTGCACCGCTGGCTCGACATGGCGAAGGAGCGCATCAGCTTCCAGGGCCTTCCGGCGCGCATCTGCTGGGTGGGCCTGGGCCTGCGCCACAAGCTGGGCCTGGCGTTCAACGAGATGGTGCGCAACGGCGAGCTGAAGGCGCCGGTCGTGATCGGCCGCGACCATCTGGACAGCGGCAGCGTGGCTTCGCCCAACCGCGAGACCGAAGCGATGAAGGACGGCAGCGACGCCGTCAGCGACTGGCCGCTGCTCAACGCCATGCTCAACGTTGCCGGCGGCGCGACGTGGGTGTCGCTGCACCACGGTGGTGGCGTCGGCATGGGTTATTCGCAGCATTCCGGCGTGGTCATTGTCTGCGACGGCAGCGAGGAAGCCGACAAGCGCTTGGCGCGTGTGCTTTGGAACGACCCGGGCACCGGCGTCATGCGCCATGCCGATGCGGGTTACGACATTGCCAGGCAATGCGCGAAGGAGCAGGGGCTGAAGCTGCCCATGGTTTGA
- a CDS encoding DNA-3-methyladenine glycosylase 2 family protein — protein MNTPASTHSDALPAWQVCEQARLTRDPRFDGLFFTAVFSTRIYCRPVCPAPAAKRVEYFRHAAAAEAAGYRPCLRCRPELSPDDGSWRRGDAAVARALKLIDDGALADQPLSVLAARVGLGERQLRRLFVQRVGVAPIGVHGTRRLLFAKQLLTETALPITEVALASGFGSLRRFNDAFRNAYRMAPRDLRRNRELPPSTSSEGLTLRLGYRPPYDFAAMLDFLRGRALPGVEVVDEHSYARVTGPIERPGWLRVSAWPNGEHALKLEVHGAAPTRLLEIVQRLRRMFDLDADPQAIADALSVDPRLAPLVAQRPGLRLPSGWDGFEIAVRAIIGQQVSVAAARTLASRLAQRFGRKLPQPFAPGLEHLFPTPEDLVEADLVTVGLIRSRAETVRGVARALLEGRVDFHADRTLDDMVARWVALPGIGPWTAQYIALRALGHPDAFPAEDLVLQKSLPADGSRLTAKALGARAEAWRPWRGYAVIHLWRDAAALPAAVAKPALQRTRSTRTARVRTNAAATP, from the coding sequence ATGAACACCCCCGCTTCCACGCACAGCGACGCGTTGCCCGCCTGGCAGGTGTGCGAGCAGGCACGCCTCACGCGCGATCCGCGCTTCGACGGCCTGTTCTTCACCGCCGTGTTCAGCACGCGCATCTACTGCCGACCCGTCTGCCCGGCACCGGCCGCCAAGCGCGTGGAGTATTTCCGCCACGCCGCGGCCGCCGAAGCCGCCGGCTATCGCCCGTGCCTGCGCTGTCGGCCCGAACTGTCGCCGGACGATGGCAGCTGGCGTCGCGGCGACGCAGCGGTGGCGCGAGCGCTCAAGTTGATCGACGACGGCGCGCTGGCCGACCAGCCGCTGTCCGTACTGGCCGCGCGGGTCGGCCTGGGCGAGCGCCAGTTGCGACGATTGTTCGTGCAGCGCGTCGGTGTCGCACCCATCGGCGTGCACGGCACCCGCCGTCTGCTGTTCGCCAAGCAACTGCTGACCGAAACCGCGTTGCCCATCACCGAGGTCGCGCTGGCGTCGGGATTCGGCAGCCTGCGTCGTTTCAACGATGCCTTCCGCAACGCGTACCGCATGGCGCCGCGCGACCTGCGCCGCAACCGCGAGCTGCCGCCGTCGACCTCCAGCGAAGGTCTTACGCTGCGTCTGGGGTATCGTCCGCCGTACGACTTCGCCGCGATGCTCGACTTCCTGCGCGGTCGCGCGCTTCCCGGTGTGGAAGTGGTCGACGAGCACAGCTACGCGCGCGTGACCGGACCGATCGAGCGACCCGGTTGGCTGCGCGTGAGCGCCTGGCCGAACGGTGAGCACGCGCTGAAGCTGGAGGTGCACGGTGCCGCGCCGACGAGGTTGCTGGAGATCGTGCAGCGCCTGCGCCGCATGTTCGATCTGGATGCCGATCCGCAGGCCATCGCCGACGCATTATCGGTAGACCCACGCCTGGCGCCGCTCGTCGCGCAACGCCCGGGCCTGCGGCTTCCCAGTGGTTGGGACGGGTTCGAGATCGCGGTGCGCGCCATCATCGGCCAGCAGGTCAGCGTGGCCGCGGCACGCACGCTGGCATCGCGTCTGGCGCAGCGGTTCGGACGAAAGTTGCCGCAACCGTTCGCGCCGGGACTGGAGCATCTGTTCCCCACGCCCGAGGACCTGGTGGAGGCGGACCTGGTCACGGTGGGCCTGATCCGTTCGCGTGCGGAGACGGTGCGCGGCGTCGCGCGTGCGCTGCTGGAGGGACGCGTGGATTTCCATGCCGATCGCACGCTGGACGACATGGTGGCGCGCTGGGTCGCGCTGCCCGGCATCGGCCCGTGGACGGCGCAGTACATCGCGCTTCGCGCGCTCGGGCATCCCGATGCGTTTCCTGCCGAAGACCTGGTGCTGCAGAAATCCCTGCCTGCGGACGGTTCTCGCCTCACCGCGAAGGCGCTGGGCGCGCGCGCCGAGGCGTGGCGGCCGTGGCGCGGCTATGCGGTGATCCACCTGTGGCGTGATGCCGCCGCATTGCCCGCGGCGGTGGCGAAACCGGCCTTGCAACGCACCCGTTCCACGCGCACAGCCCGAGTCCGCACGAACGCGGCCGCCACACCATGA
- a CDS encoding TetR/AcrR family transcriptional regulator, translating to MSPRSATADRILRAARSLFEREGASGVTMRRVAATVGLSPMAIYRHFPNREALLKRIGDDSFDAIVRHWDARGRGGDVLERLIAVQRIYLDYALAHPHLFDHAFSTPRSDARRFPDDFHARRSPTLNVVADAVQDAMHAGVLRQDDVWDVAMTLWAHTHGLIALYRAGRFNLDEAAFRRHYEASLQRLLTGLCAPA from the coding sequence ATGAGCCCGCGTTCCGCCACCGCCGATCGCATCCTGCGCGCCGCGCGCAGCCTGTTCGAACGCGAGGGCGCGTCTGGCGTGACCATGCGGCGCGTCGCCGCGACGGTGGGCCTGTCGCCGATGGCGATCTATCGCCACTTCCCCAACCGCGAGGCGCTGCTCAAGCGCATCGGCGACGACAGTTTCGATGCGATCGTGCGTCACTGGGACGCGCGCGGCCGTGGCGGCGACGTGCTCGAACGGCTGATCGCGGTGCAGCGCATCTACCTGGACTACGCCTTGGCGCATCCGCATCTGTTCGATCACGCGTTCTCGACGCCGCGCAGCGATGCGCGCCGGTTTCCCGACGATTTCCACGCACGCCGCTCGCCCACGCTCAACGTGGTGGCCGATGCGGTGCAGGACGCGATGCACGCCGGCGTGCTGCGCCAGGACGACGTGTGGGACGTGGCGATGACGCTGTGGGCGCACACGCACGGGTTGATCGCGCTGTACCGCGCGGGTCGGTTCAATCTCGACGAAGCCGCGTTCCGCCGCCATTACGAGGCGTCGCTGCAGCGGTTGCTGACCGGGCTGTGCGCGCCGGCCTGA
- a CDS encoding methylated-DNA--[protein]-cysteine S-methyltransferase, with protein sequence MIVYTHVPSPVGPLLLAASEDGLHLIEFHTPRHPMRRGEDWRKGEHDTLHRTARQLDEYFAGTRRDFDLPLAPRGTPFQQHVWRTLADIPYGETISYSQLAHRVGRPTAVRAVGAANGRNPLPLVLPCHRVIGSDGSLTGFGGGLPTKEFLLTMEGALPRAVDLFG encoded by the coding sequence ATGATCGTCTACACGCACGTGCCCAGTCCGGTCGGCCCGCTGTTGCTGGCGGCAAGCGAGGATGGCCTGCACCTGATCGAGTTCCACACGCCACGCCATCCCATGCGGCGAGGCGAGGACTGGCGCAAAGGCGAGCACGACACGCTGCACCGCACCGCACGGCAACTGGACGAGTATTTCGCCGGCACGCGCCGCGATTTCGACCTGCCGCTGGCGCCGCGCGGCACGCCGTTCCAGCAGCACGTCTGGCGCACGCTGGCGGACATTCCGTACGGCGAGACGATCAGTTATTCGCAGCTCGCGCACCGCGTGGGGCGTCCGACGGCGGTGCGCGCAGTGGGCGCGGCGAACGGGCGCAACCCGTTGCCGCTGGTGTTGCCGTGCCACCGCGTGATCGGCAGCGACGGCAGCCTCACCGGTTTCGGCGGCGGCCTGCCGACCAAGGAATTCCTGCTGACGATGGAAGGCGCACTGCCGCGCGCGGTCGACCTGTTCGGCTGA
- a CDS encoding YybH family protein, whose protein sequence is MKWTVPSSLALLLVSFAGTAGAQQKPAAPEPARMSAVECEVWARELSFARSVAQHDAAAFASHVEADAAFGASQPQPTRGRDTIAKRWTGIIEGKRFNLEWYPTRTTIGGVGDVAWSSGPSLFEDLDPNTTQRYRIGAFHSVWHRGSDGVWRVLFDDGVDPKPVTEAEAAAFRAGRQERCPQA, encoded by the coding sequence ATGAAGTGGACCGTGCCATCGAGCCTTGCCCTGCTGCTCGTTTCCTTCGCCGGCACGGCTGGCGCGCAGCAGAAGCCGGCGGCACCCGAGCCCGCGCGGATGAGCGCGGTCGAATGCGAGGTGTGGGCGCGCGAGCTCAGCTTCGCCCGTTCCGTGGCGCAGCACGATGCGGCGGCCTTCGCCTCGCACGTCGAGGCCGATGCCGCATTCGGCGCCAGCCAGCCCCAGCCGACGCGCGGGCGCGACACCATCGCCAAACGCTGGACCGGCATCATCGAAGGCAAGCGCTTCAACCTGGAGTGGTACCCCACGCGCACCACGATCGGCGGGGTCGGCGACGTGGCCTGGTCGAGCGGGCCGTCGCTGTTCGAGGACCTGGATCCGAACACCACGCAGCGTTACCGCATCGGCGCGTTCCATTCCGTCTGGCACCGCGGCAGCGATGGCGTGTGGCGCGTGCTGTTCGATGACGGCGTCGATCCGAAGCCCGTCACCGAGGCCGAAGCGGCAGCGTTCCGCGCCGGGCGCCAGGAACGCTGTCCACAAGCCTGA
- a CDS encoding phosphotriesterase family protein, with the protein MRGPVDARQLGITLTHEHLFADLRPFAEQEKTPLPPDIDAVVEVVLPYLQAIRRLGCRSLVDCTATTLGRHPALIRRLSEASDLHMLTVTGAYLAAGGRFIPSYVRDETDEQLAARWIGEWNDGIDGTGVRPGLIKLGIEGDPLTDLERKVLHAAARTHLASGLVIAVHTGPWSDVEPGRNARCALAQLQLLEAAGVDASAWIWVHAQNETQGSQHVLAARRGGWVSFDGYRPGQEDAYIAMIDRMRQAKLLDRVLVSQDAGWYNAGQPRGGEIKPYAPIFTTLLPALRRHGLGEEEIRTLFTDNPARAFAVRVRGRAAS; encoded by the coding sequence GTGCGTGGCCCCGTCGATGCGCGCCAACTCGGCATCACGCTCACCCATGAGCATCTGTTCGCCGACCTGCGTCCGTTCGCGGAGCAGGAGAAGACGCCACTGCCGCCCGACATCGATGCGGTGGTCGAGGTGGTGCTGCCGTATCTGCAGGCCATCCGCCGGTTGGGATGCCGTTCGCTCGTCGACTGCACGGCCACGACGCTGGGACGACATCCCGCGCTGATCCGTCGCCTGTCCGAAGCCAGCGACCTGCACATGCTCACCGTGACGGGCGCGTACCTGGCCGCGGGCGGCCGCTTCATTCCGTCGTACGTGCGCGATGAAACGGACGAACAACTGGCCGCGCGCTGGATCGGCGAGTGGAACGACGGCATCGACGGTACCGGCGTACGGCCGGGGCTGATCAAGCTCGGCATCGAGGGCGATCCGCTCACCGACCTGGAGCGCAAGGTGCTGCACGCGGCCGCGCGGACGCACCTGGCTTCGGGCCTGGTCATCGCCGTCCACACAGGCCCCTGGTCCGACGTGGAACCCGGACGCAACGCGCGATGCGCCCTGGCGCAGCTTCAGTTGCTGGAAGCTGCGGGCGTGGACGCATCGGCATGGATCTGGGTGCACGCGCAGAACGAAACGCAGGGCAGTCAGCACGTGCTCGCCGCGCGGCGTGGTGGCTGGGTGTCGTTCGACGGGTATCGGCCCGGACAGGAAGACGCCTACATCGCCATGATCGACCGCATGCGCCAGGCGAAGCTGCTCGACCGCGTGCTCGTCTCGCAGGACGCCGGCTGGTACAACGCGGGGCAGCCGCGCGGCGGTGAGATCAAACCCTACGCACCGATCTTCACCACGCTGTTGCCGGCCCTGCGCAGGCACGGCCTGGGCGAGGAGGAAATCCGTACGCTCTTCACCGACAACCCGGCGCGCGCCTTCGCGGTGCGGGTGAGGGGGCGCGCGGCGTCCTGA
- the hutI gene encoding imidazolonepropionase: MTASTHTAWDGLILGASLATLDAPRGYADISDGALAWRDDRLTFVGPRSELPDAPHRLAREVIETRGWITPGLVDCHTHLVFAGDRAREFEQRLQGASYEEIARAGGGILSTVRATRAADEGELLRQSLPRAHALIADGATTVEIKSGYGLDFDNERKMLRVARRLEQLGISVRTTYLAAHALPPEFAGRGDEYIDAAIEWLGRLHVEGLVDAVDAFCEGIGFTPAQTTRMFQAARALDLPVKLHADQLSDLGGAALAAAFNGLSADHVEHTSLASVRAMALHGTVAVLLPGAFHVLRETKLPPLDAFREHGVPMAVATDCNPGTSPLLSLRHAMQLACTHFRLTPEEALRGATVHAAKALGLHDRGVLRAGARADFVQWNIGHPSELCYWLGGPLATAVHAGGHRVR, from the coding sequence ATGACCGCCAGCACGCATACGGCCTGGGATGGACTGATCCTCGGCGCTTCACTCGCCACCCTCGATGCTCCCCGGGGTTATGCGGACATCTCCGACGGCGCGCTGGCCTGGCGGGACGACCGCCTGACCTTCGTCGGTCCCCGCTCCGAGCTGCCCGACGCCCCGCATCGGCTGGCGCGCGAGGTCATCGAGACGCGCGGCTGGATCACGCCGGGCCTGGTGGACTGCCACACGCACCTGGTCTTCGCCGGCGACCGCGCGCGCGAATTCGAACAACGACTGCAGGGCGCCAGCTATGAAGAGATCGCCCGTGCGGGCGGCGGCATCCTGTCCACCGTGCGCGCCACCCGCGCCGCGGACGAAGGCGAGCTGCTGCGCCAGTCCCTGCCGCGCGCCCACGCCCTGATCGCCGACGGCGCCACCACGGTGGAAATCAAGTCCGGCTACGGGCTGGACTTCGACAACGAACGCAAGATGCTGCGCGTGGCGCGCAGGCTGGAACAGCTGGGCATTAGCGTGCGCACCACCTATCTGGCCGCGCATGCGCTGCCGCCGGAATTCGCCGGGCGTGGCGACGAGTACATCGATGCGGCGATCGAATGGCTCGGGCGCCTGCACGTGGAAGGTCTGGTCGATGCGGTCGATGCGTTCTGCGAGGGCATCGGCTTCACTCCGGCGCAGACCACGCGCATGTTCCAGGCCGCGCGCGCGCTCGACCTTCCGGTGAAACTGCATGCCGACCAGCTCAGCGACCTGGGCGGGGCCGCGCTGGCCGCGGCGTTCAACGGGCTGTCGGCCGACCACGTCGAACACACCAGCCTGGCCAGCGTGCGCGCGATGGCACTGCACGGCACCGTCGCGGTGCTGCTGCCGGGCGCGTTCCACGTGCTGCGCGAAACGAAGCTGCCGCCGCTGGACGCGTTCCGCGAGCACGGCGTGCCGATGGCCGTGGCGACCGACTGCAACCCCGGAACCTCGCCGCTGCTGTCGCTGCGCCATGCCATGCAGCTGGCCTGCACCCATTTCCGCCTGACGCCCGAGGAAGCGCTGCGTGGCGCGACCGTCCACGCGGCCAAGGCGCTGGGGCTCCACGACCGCGGCGTGCTGCGCGCCGGCGCGCGCGCGGACTTCGTGCAATGGAACATCGGGCACCCGTCGGAGCTGTGCTACTGGCTCGGCGGCCCACTGGCCACCGCCGTGCACGCCGGCGGCCATCGCGTCCGTTGA